A single region of the Undibacterium piscinae genome encodes:
- a CDS encoding HAMP domain-containing protein: protein MASNLATSVRTTSEIIHLGIAPYAVERRFDILQDFFNELISGSNEGLRYIVVLDENKKSLIATGISIQELPAPSKNAQEAIAKGIYHVRQPVLLSGNHIGEVQFGLSTLGVLDLLERMIRVALLVSLCGILLTSLLLAVFGHRIKRRFGMLISATQEIVSGNYQKKVPEHGKDELSHLASHFNAMSRALEVREKKFVAVFNAAPVPMFLFTKDAQTRLYHRTEHNLASRQTFGELSELNPTLLPCSADDNGRLMQKLEQDSRLPPTELNLHLTDGNSHPCLVSGQCFDVDNISYLILAAMDIADLRMAQNELQGLNRELEQRVEQRTTELEQRNHELDSALQTIRHAQEQLIQSEKLSSLGSMVAGVAHELNTPIGNSLTVASALLYNQKQFKEETAGGVRKSELDAHLEENQLAGELLVRNLQRAAELITSFKAVSVDRTSSQRRKFPVSEIIEEIILSMSPMFRSSGIKIECELNNEIQMDSFPGPLGQIISNLVSNALTHGINPGIGERISIHTHMLDKDHLMLSVSDDGAGIPAEHLGKIFDPFFTTKLGQGGSGLGLNIVYNLVTGLLGGQIQVKSSVGQGSEFFITLPLSAPVDEKKNDAA from the coding sequence ATGGCAAGCAATCTTGCCACCTCGGTCCGCACCACCTCAGAAATCATTCATTTAGGCATCGCACCGTACGCAGTAGAACGACGCTTTGATATTCTGCAGGATTTTTTCAATGAACTCATCTCAGGCTCCAATGAAGGCTTGCGCTATATCGTGGTGCTGGACGAAAACAAAAAGTCCTTGATCGCGACTGGTATCTCCATACAAGAACTACCGGCACCGAGTAAAAATGCACAGGAAGCCATCGCCAAAGGAATTTACCACGTGCGCCAACCGGTACTATTGAGCGGCAATCATATCGGCGAGGTGCAATTCGGTCTCTCGACACTGGGGGTACTGGATTTACTCGAACGCATGATACGTGTCGCCCTGCTGGTGAGTTTGTGCGGAATACTGTTAACCAGCTTGTTGCTGGCGGTATTTGGCCATCGCATCAAGCGACGCTTTGGTATGCTGATCAGCGCAACGCAGGAAATCGTATCGGGCAACTATCAAAAAAAAGTGCCAGAGCATGGCAAAGATGAACTGTCTCATCTGGCCAGTCACTTCAATGCCATGTCGCGGGCGCTGGAAGTCAGGGAGAAAAAATTTGTCGCCGTTTTTAACGCGGCACCGGTTCCCATGTTTTTATTCACTAAAGATGCGCAAACCCGGCTTTATCACAGAACCGAACACAATCTGGCATCGAGGCAGACTTTTGGCGAACTTAGCGAGCTCAACCCTACGCTCTTGCCTTGTAGCGCAGACGACAACGGGCGCCTGATGCAAAAATTGGAACAGGACAGCCGCCTGCCTCCGACCGAACTAAATCTGCATCTAACGGACGGAAATAGTCATCCATGCCTGGTCTCCGGTCAATGTTTTGATGTCGACAACATCAGCTACCTGATACTGGCGGCGATGGACATCGCCGATTTGCGTATGGCGCAAAATGAATTGCAAGGTCTCAATCGCGAACTCGAACAGAGAGTAGAGCAGCGCACCACCGAACTCGAGCAGCGCAATCACGAATTAGATTCGGCCTTACAAACCATACGGCATGCACAAGAACAACTGATCCAATCCGAAAAGCTCTCTAGTCTAGGAAGCATGGTGGCTGGCGTAGCGCATGAACTCAATACTCCGATAGGCAATTCACTAACCGTGGCGAGCGCCCTGCTATACAACCAAAAGCAATTTAAGGAAGAGACCGCCGGTGGCGTGCGTAAATCCGAACTCGATGCGCATCTGGAAGAGAATCAGTTGGCCGGAGAGTTATTGGTGCGCAACTTGCAAAGGGCGGCGGAATTAATTACCAGCTTTAAGGCAGTCTCGGTAGACCGCACCAGTTCGCAGCGGCGTAAGTTTCCGGTTTCCGAGATCATAGAAGAAATCATCTTAAGCATGTCACCGATGTTTCGCAGTTCCGGCATCAAGATAGAGTGCGAGCTTAATAATGAGATACAGATGGATAGTTTTCCTGGTCCTTTAGGGCAAATTATCAGCAATCTGGTCAGCAATGCACTAACGCACGGCATCAATCCCGGCATCGGCGAGCGCATCAGCATACACACGCACATGCTAGACAAGGATCATCTGATGCTCAGCGTCAGCGATGACGGTGCAGGCATACCGGCAGAGCATTTAGGAAAAATATTTGATCCCTTTTTTACAACAAAATTAGGCCAGGGTGGTAGTGGACTTGGACTCAATATCGTATACAATTTGGTGACAGGCTTGCTTGGCGGCCAGATACAAGTAAAAAGTAGCGTAGGACAAGGCAGTGAATTTTTCATTACGCTGCCACTTTCAGCACCCGTTGATGAAAAGAAAAACGATGCCGCTTAA
- a CDS encoding phosphate ABC transporter substrate-binding protein, which produces MNTWKPSLALLLLALALHCNGLASAQTTIAVVVSEKSELTSLSREDLAALYLGNLGTKTATRELKPVDIEDSETRDKFYQSLLGRSRNQMHAYWSRLVFTNRARPPKEYKEEEIANTLISNSSAIGYLPIGAGTGQSVCAKSKFQ; this is translated from the coding sequence ATGAATACCTGGAAACCATCCCTTGCCCTCCTTTTGCTAGCGCTTGCCTTACACTGCAATGGGCTGGCCTCTGCACAAACCACTATCGCCGTCGTAGTCAGCGAAAAAAGCGAACTCACCAGTCTCAGCCGCGAGGATCTCGCTGCGTTATATCTGGGTAACCTGGGAACAAAAACCGCCACACGCGAATTGAAACCGGTGGACATCGAAGACAGCGAAACCCGCGATAAGTTTTACCAGTCCTTACTGGGGCGCTCGCGCAATCAAATGCACGCCTACTGGTCGCGGCTGGTCTTCACCAACCGCGCCAGACCGCCGAAAGAGTACAAAGAAGAAGAGATCGCCAATACCCTGATCTCGAACAGTTCGGCCATCGGCTATCTTCCTATTGGCGCTGGCACAGGCCAGTCGGTTTGCGCGAAAAGCAAGTTTCAGTGA